The DNA window CTTAGTTAGTTTACGACTTTGCGTAGTAAACGAGCTTTCCTTGTACTGATCAAAAAGAgatttttgacttgactttccctattttttaaaaacaaagtaacAAACTATAGTGAGCATAAGTGATGCagataatgaatgaatatgtAAAAcactcaatttaaaataaaaatgactacATTGTCAActtaccgtgtttttccatgcataatgcgcccccgtgcataatacgcaccctaaaaatggcatgtcgatgctggaaaaaagcctgtacccatgtatagtacgcacccaaattttgactcttacttaagtctgtaaacgtaaaattatttcagaaaaaagatcatctttgggaacaaccggatgttattctgccggtcagtatcactgcgcgtgcggtagcaaactcgatagcgaagaaatgtttcggatttgtgtagggtacattgtgacagcaaacgagcaggtgatcgagcaagtgtctgatacgagagcattgtgttcgtatggagcgtgtttgaagtgaacagcagagaagaaaggaacaaggcaaagtgttgtgaaataaaatattacctgtaatacgcattttgttatttgctgattgaaactgctaattaaactgtgaattgaaactaataggtagagaactgaactctcgctctttatatagctaacgtgtcttgcgcatccggtctgcgcatactgtcatggcggcctccgtatgatatccggtctgcgatggagattaaaaaacaaacaatatttgacaataacacaccatcaaggattgcaccatcgcatcaaacgatgtgtcgtcaattatgaattttactgactaagtgtgttgggcaggatggctgaatgcgatgcgcgattgacaacaaacaagaagaaaggtgtgatttcaagttttatttcgagggagattttcttcaaaaattgttgtacccatgcataatgcacaccccagattttaggacaataaattagttaaattttgcgcattatgcatggtaAAACACGGTAATCAATACATAATAATATGGTATTGGTGCTGGGAAATTAATCAAAATCTAATTGTGATTTCAGTTTTGCTTTGGACATCATACAATAATTCTAATCATAAAAACATTCtaatcaaagaaaaacaatacatGTGCCACAGTGTGGATTTTAAAGTTCCTGCACTGTGAAAGCACCCTGAATGCACCATGTTGCTCGAGCAGCAAGCGTGCGATGTGTGTTATTCCGCATGTTTCACCATACACAACGTAATATTGCATCCAAAGGATGAAATCAACATTCACGGCCAATCAACATTCACTGGGCCGTGAGGTCACGTGTTGTCGAGTAGCATTGATCTGAGAGCTGTGGAGATAAAGCTGCAGGGGTGAAACTAAATCCCTCAAAAGTGCACAGTGTTGGATAACAAATCCTTTGGGGTTGCTAATGTGAttgcgtgtgcatgtgatataagaatacattttaatcatttatgATGCtctacttatttatttttttgataataacaataatacatATTTTGTTTCTAATTGCTTTTGAGTAGTGTTTCAAGGTCAAAAAGAAGGACTTATTTTTAGACGTGAATTGTTTGGGTTTGACCAGCGTTCTGTTGCTAATACGTTAACGCACGCTGTACGGAAACTGAATGTGAAATAACAAGTATCAAAaatcttttgaaaaattacaaaaaaaatcgcaACTTAAATCCACAAAATTTGAGAACGGTCCGTTGATGTTTTGTGCTCAATGTTAATATTCTTTTAGTATAAACTGTAGTTCATGTATCCGCTAATTTTATACTCCAACCTATGAATAGTTTgaacattcacaaaaaaaaaaaaaacaatgaaattgGCTGAGATGGACtaataaacattttgagtTGTTCAATATGTGTATAATCAAATTTAAAGCTAGGTGGGACAGAGAACAAAAAAGCAAGTGGCACAGATTCGGTGGAATTGGCCagacaatataaaaatataaaatagcgTAACacaatatatgtatgtatgaataTATTGTATGTACATTTCTATATTGATTAAAGCAATTCAGATGTGCTCTATCAGAACTCTGTATCAGCACCATACTTAGAATCAAAGACTTGGACTTGGTGCCACAAAACTGTGTGATTGAACATCCTTAAAATATCGTTTTTCTAGAAAACAAAACCCTGAATAATCTATTATTCTGAAATgcttatatttttatttttaaaaaatatacattatttGTTGTGCAGCATGGTGGTACACTGcttagcatgtccgcctcacagttcagagggtgcgggtttgattcctcccccagccctccctgtgtggagtttgcatgttttccccgTGCCTGAGTGGGTTTTTTCCAGGTcttccagtttcctcccacatcccaaaaacatgcctgataggccgattgagcactccaaattgcccctaagtgtgagtgcagatggttgttcgtctctctgtgccctgcgattggctggcaaccagttcagggtgtcccctgcctactgcccgatgacagctgggataggctccagcatgcccgcgacccctgtggggactagcggtacagataatggatggatggacattttAACTTACATAGTGCTGTTTTACTGTGCACTAGTGATGATTTTAAACTATTCATAACATGTTTTgacattattataatttttaatGGAAATTGCTTGACAATATTTTACATCCTCATTATGAAACAGATATTCTGGATctatattttctttccttaaTCACATTTTGAGCTGTGCATCTTTTACAAAACGTATgtatgaaacaaacaaatgaattgaATGACTTGATTTGAGCTCTTCTTGGATGTTGTGACTGACTTGTGCAAAAGTccctaatgttgtggccatTTTACtgcatcgcaaagagccattACATTCTTTTATGGATTTCCGCTCAAGTGTAGCCCCGTGGTGATGATGTCTGCATCCCACTCACACTCGTGTGTTTCATGCATCATCACAATCACTTCCCAGCATCAGCCTGCGTGTACAAAGGCGCCAATCAGGATCAGGGCGTGGGCCTCCACAGCACCGCAAGGCCACAGCAGGCAACAACACCACACTAGAAAGCATATCCACCACCTCTAACATACAAAATGCGCCATTTTACCGCATGTTGCATTGGATTGACGCGCAAGCCTGCAGGCAGAAAacttcccctccctccccccgcGCCACGCAGCATCCAGCGCAATTTCTTACCTGCAGCCCGGGGGAGAGAGGGAGTGGAACGTGTTGAGGGAGAACATCTCAGCCCGGTCCGCCATCTTCTCTGACTCGAGAGCCCACTATATCGTGGAGACGATAACGGAAGGGAAACGGCAGTCCATCCACGGCAAGGGCGTTCGTAGGGGCTTTATTTCTCCTttttgccccccaccccaccccactcTCTCCGTCTTGTTCAGTCGTGGATGTTGCGCGTGCAGCAGGAGACGAGCATCCACGCAGAgggcagggagggaggaaggggagCTCCGTCTCGGTTTAAATAATCTGCATGGGAACAAAGGACAGTATTCCGAATTATGATCCAATATGTCAGACAAGGTGTCTCCGCTGTGTGGCGAGGATGACGATGACGAGGGTGGAGAGGTTGAAGATGCTGCGGGTGACACACGACGGAAGCTCGCAAGCAGCAGTGCGGAGACGGGCGGGGGGCAGGATGGGGGACGGATAGCGTCATTTAAACCGAGTGGGATGCACGCAGGGAGTGGAGGGATAGTCCACAAGCAGTGACGTCACCGAAGGAAAAAAGCCtcgattttaaaaaaatcatagctGAATGTTATTTCCAACATGCagtccaaagaaaaaaaatatttattattattatttgtcattattatttaaaaaataataagtaTTGTTTCACGTGAAATGCAGCAATCTCTATCATTGGTTCCATCAACATCCCTAGTAGTAGCAGTAAGAAGTCAGAAATGACCACCAAATAGCAATGTTGACATTATGAATTAcagttaaaattattttacattcaTGTTTAAATTGCAGGGCGGCAGTGCACTGGTGAGCACGTCCagctcacagttcagaggtgcaggGATAGATTCCGACttcggccttcctgtgtggagtttgcatgtcctCCCCTTCACCCCCCTGCATTTCTTCCCAGTACTCTGTTTAAATTACtttaaaagtttaaattaaattgaatgtTTAAATTAATTGTGGTTCAAATTACTTCACAGATTactcaaaaatgtcatttaatctTTATTAAAACACTTGCACTGAGTTGTCGTTGCAGCAACTCGCGTCCTCTCGCGTTTAATACATAAAACAAGTCAAGtctaatttatttattggtaCTTGCCACAATGTAAGCAGGTTCGATTAAGAGACTGTGTTGGGTGGTCTTGTGCAGAACATGACACCagcatttcacaaaattgcaattttattGCCATTCAACTCCCTGACAtgggaataaaaaatattcatatcaTTACACAGCGGCAAGGCAAAATATGTGACAATTTGTGTACGGAAATATTTGCCACTTCCCGTCACCTATGTTAAATTTCGagcttttttatatattactTTAATGGAGGCATTCGGAAGGATGTTGTGCGGGGAATAACATCCAGTCAGCCATGATCCAATCAGAATGTTTATTTCCATCGCCACGTTGGAATGTTGACTTCAAACGACTTTCTCTGCAATTTCGAAGGGACCCAGTGTGACATCACCTCTCCATTCATAAACTGAAAATAGAATCGGTGTATCACATATCAATATCAAACACTTCCAAGTCAAACTGAAATACATACCTTGATCTGATTTCACTGAACGGCTCTTTCTTCCACCCTGTGTACTGCTACTAGTTGAGCTGGTTACGGTCCAAGTAGTGCTTGCGCCACTTTGTCCGGGACCAGTGGGGTTCCAAGTAACAGTTTGTTTGTCTGGTTCGTCTTTGCCTCTTCCAGTCTTTTGCCAGGTGCCCGTTCCAGGGGTTCCTCCACCAATCCTAGTGACAGTAGCCCAGGAAGTGCCTGTGTTGGTACTTCCAGTGAAGCCAGTGGTCCAGGTTTGTTCCCTTGGTTGATTTCCTCCACCGCCACCGTCATTGCCACCGCCACTTCCACTACTTCCGCCGCCACCTGTTTGAGAGCCGCCTCCACGACCGGTGGTCCAGCCGCCTCCTGTTTGAGAGCCGCCTCCACCACCGGTGGTCCAGCCAATGCCTCCTGTTTGAGACTCGCCTCCTGTTTGAGAGCCGCCTCCACGACCAGTGGTCCAGCCGCCTCCTGTTTGAGAGCTGCCTCCACCACCGGTGGTGGTCCAGCCGCCTCCTGTTCGAGAGCCGCCTCCACCACCGGTGGTCCAGCCAATGCCTCCAGTTTGAGAGTCGCCTCCTGTTCGAGAGCCGCCTCCACCACCGGTGGTCCAGCCGCCTCCTGTTCGAGAGCCACCTCCTGTTTCAGAGCCGCCTCCACCACCGGTGGTCCAGCCAATGCCTCCTGTTTGAGAACCGCCTCCACCACCGGTGGTCCAGCCAATGCCTCCAGTTTGAGAGTCGCCTCCTGTTCGAGAGCCGCCTCCACCACCGGTGGTCCAGCCGCCTCCTGTTCGAGAGCCACCTCCTGTTTCAGAGCCGCCTCCACCACCGGTGGTCCAGCCAATGCCTCCTGTTTGAGAACCGCCTCCACCACCGGTGGTCCAGCCAATGCCTCCAGTTTGAGAGTCGCCTCCTGTTCGAGAGCCGCCTCCACCACCGGTGGTCCAGCCGCCTCCTGTTCGAGAGCCACCTCCTGTTTCAGAGCCGCCTCCACCACTGGTGGTCCAGCCAATGCCTCCTGTTTGAGAACCGCCTCCACCACCGGTGGTCCAGTCAATGCCTCCAGTTTGAGAGTCGCCTCCTGTTCGAGAGCCGCCTCCACCACCGGTGGTCCAGCCAATGCCTCCAGTTTGAGAGTCGCCTCCTGTTCGAGAGCCGCCTCCACCACTGGTGGTCCAGCCGGCTCCTGTTTGAGAGCCGCTTCCACCACCGGTGGTCCAGCCAATGCCTCCTGTTTGAGGGTCGCCTCCTGTTTGAGAGCCGCCTCCACCACCGGTGGTCCAGCCGCCTCCTGTTCGAGAGCCACCTCCTGTTTGAGAGCCGCCTCCACCACCGGTGGTCCAGCCAATGCCTCCTGTTTGAGGGTCGCCTCCTGTTTGAGAGCCGCCTCCACCACCGGTGGTCCAGCCGCCTCCTGTTCGAGAGCCACCTCCTGTTTGAGAGCCGCCTCCACCACCGGTGGTCCAGCCAATGCCTCCTGTTTGAGAGCCACCTCCTGTTTGAGAGCCGCCTCCACCACCGGTGGTCCAGCCGCCTCCTGTTTGAGAGCTGCCTCCACCACCGGTGGTCCAGCCAATGCCTCCAGTTTGAGAGTCGCCTCCTGTTCGAGAGCCACCTCCTGTTTCAGAGCCGCCTCCACCACCGGTGGTCCAGCCAATGCCTCCTGTTTGAGAGCCGCCTCCTGTTCGAGAGCCGCCTCCACCACCGGTGGTCCAGCCGCCTCCTGTTCGAGAGCCACCACCTGTTTGAGAGCCGCCTCCACCACCGATGGTCCAGCCAATGCCTCCTGTTTGAGAGTCGCCTCCTCCGCCGAGGTTATTTTGACTGCCCTTATGAAGGTCACCAGGGTTCCAAGGGTTGCCTGGTTGTTGATTTCCACCAAGGGCATTACAGGAGGAGCATGCTGAATCCACGCCACTGGCCTCCCTCCAGCTGCACCAGGAAATAAAAGCAGTCAATGAGTGAGAATAGTatggaaaatatttctttcagTAGTTCCATTCTTCAAGTGAAATTCACACATTTCGCCCTGTTCATTCACAATGAATGATATTATTTCTTTGAAACATAATAATTGTAGTTTACAGCTTCCTAAAATGCGCAATTCACCAtctcatgaaatgaaaatagtcACATTAAACACCCACTATTTGCTGAGTTAAGTTTACTGCCACCATTCTGTACTtctattgctttttttaagttgCGTAACTTGTATCTCAAGACACGACTGTACTGTATCTTTGACACCGCTTACTACTTTCCTGTTAATCAGGACTTTGGTGTCATCTTGTGGCCTTCTAGagtgatacaaaaaaatgggaaTATGGTGAATTGATGAGGTCTTCAGCTTTGAGCTGAGGATTTCCAGGtttccacaaaaaaatatgaatacagTACAGTGAACCCCCACTTTTCAAGGAAACCAGGGAATATTTTATGGattaaattattcatttacctatttgaaattattgttatttattattattgtttatggaatttattaatgtattgtttattaatttattttttattaattattatttacgGAATTGTTGAAACATTTATGAGAAATTTCTACACTAGAAAATTTTAACTATAATTTAACATGACTATAATTTCGATATAATTTAATCTAAATTACGAAAAGGCACCTGTTTGACGGTGTCTTCCTCTCTCATCACTCACCCGTTCTGTATGTGGGAGCAGGCCCTGTGTTCAGGATCAATGTCGTGGCCGTTCGACGTGGCTCTCAAGTGGCAGGTAATGTAAAGCTGTCGGAAGCATCGATGGATGTTTAGTTCCGCCTCTAAAAATCCAGTAGCGCTGTTTTGAAGAGGCGCTAACCATGCCGCTGTCTGCACCCTGGAACCTGAATGCCTCAAACTGGAACTGGAGCATGTTCTCTGTTGTTCGTTGCATGAACCTGGACTCTGCGCCTGTGATCCTCGCGTCAATTAAACACCTGCGTGCAAGCGAAGCTGAGTCAAGAGGAAATTACAGTCCCCTGAGTTCAAGAGGTTAAGGGGTAGGGTTCTTGAATGATGACTGGTATGTTTAATTTGTGTCTTTGGGTTGCAAGTATTATGGTTCCTCACCCCTGTTCAAGGAAGGTATATCTGGGGCTGGAATTCATATCGGGCGAGAGGGTAGCCGTGCAGCTTTCCACAAAAACGCGTAGGGGCACGTGGTGGTACTGCCTGACGGAGGCCTCGATACGGATCATGTCTCCCAGGTAGTACTGGTAACGAGGCCTCTCGTACATCCAGTCGTCTGTGAGGGGTGATCAAATTAGGTCAACGTGTCGAAAGCCGACAGGGTAatggaaaaggaaaacagaTGCGGTACTCACCGGTCCTCAGGGTAAGAGTGAAGTATAAGAACTCCTCTGCAACCCTGACTGCAGAGAATGGTATCCATTGTGGGTCGAGTGGGAGGCTGCTCACGTTGTGGTGCCTGAAGGTTTAAACAGGGGGTCAAAGCTGGGATAGGACTacgacttttgtttgtttaaaaatgaccCATTTTGGAGTTGTTTTGCTGTGTTGCACTTTGTAGTTggttgaaatgtttgtttcttaGATAGAGTTATtgtgcaacaaaatattttcaggaTGATGGTGGCAAAACAGTCGAAGGGTTCTGGGTCCAATTGCTTAGTTGGGTTCTTTCCGGGTAGCCAAACGTCTTTCACGTCCCCCAAAACCATACAgtttatgtttttgaaaacTATGCTTTGTGTAAATATAAGTGTAAAGGCTTGTTTGTCTACGTCTGTCCTGGTTTTACCATACCTCCAACTCACAGTCAGCTGGAGAAACGAAAGCAAAGAGCAACATTTTGGAACATGCCTGAATAAAAGGTGCAATTCTGCACTTCATTATTTACGCTCACATTGAAACACAGTTTTGATTGTTTCCATCTTTCCATCATTCCCCCTGTGAATGATGCCAGGATTTCCccaagaaaataatgtatcACCTTGGGTAGTGACATTCCACAATCACGGCAGCTTCGTTGGTCCTCACAACAGGGGATTCACCCAGCCTTGTGGGGTTATAGTTGAGAGAAAAAGTGTAGATGAGAGCATCATCTGTCGTCTGCAGAAGGGGCACAAAAGTGAGacaatgtaccgtaattttcggactataagtcgctcctgagtataagtcgcccccccacccaaactatgaaaaataaacgcgacttatagtccgaaaattacggtagtattGAAAGGAAGGACGCTTGTTTGGCTTACTCGCGAAATGCTGCCGCAGTCTTGCAGCTCAGGCTGGAATATCAGCACATGGGCTTGAGTGTCCTCAGCCACTGGGCCACAAGGACCCAGCGTCAGGTCAGAGGGCTTGATGAACTGGCCTATTCCAAAAAAGTCCAACTGGACCTCCACGCGCGCTTGCCTCTCTCCGCACTCCACTGATACGGTTGCTGCAGGGACGGGGTGCCTGAGCTCGAAATCGGGCACAGGCGCGACCGGATTCGTGGGCCCTTCAGGGTAGCTCCAGGTGAGCGGCCTCTCAAGTACATGCTTGGCCTGTTGCTGATCATGGGGCACCTGATATCCGACGCAGACGCTGCCGAGCAGGGCCAGTGCCGCAAGGCACGCAGCGGTGTGCTTCATTCTCATGGACCCACAGCAAACAGTGATCCCCACCAGATGCTGTAAGGACAAGAGGCGCGCTTTCCTGTTTTTATAAGCACGCCTTGTATTTGCCTCCCATGACAGCAGATAACGGAGGGTGTCAGCCAATCCAGCTGCGTGGCGCTGCGTTTCGATTGTGATGCTGATCTCTGCTTGGCTTGGAATTGAAATCGTGCCAGTCAGTTGCATAACGCTAGAAAGTGGTCGTAGACAAATCTTGACAAATGATTAAACCAGAACCCAAAGTAGTAATGGGTATGAATAATAATGTACTGAGAAGATGGCGGTCACCAAAAGGTTATGTTGACAGTGGGTTAGGGCCACCTGCCCTCCACAGAACATGCCACACACTGCCTTTTGCCAAAGTACATTTGTGCCAATCGATGTTGAACTCCAGCCCTATAAAGTAAACCCATGAAAGTTAGAAAATGAGAACATCCAAACAGCTTCCCATGTCGTCAGTTTGACATAAAAAGGAAGCACCGTAACAGCGAGAGATCAATTTGGAATTCATTAGCTTTCAGtatcagttttatttttctaaagaaATGTTCAGCAGCACTAGtaatataaaatgaatatttggTGCAACACTTGATCAGTgtgcctagtggtagagtgtccgccctgagactggaaggttgtgggttcaaaccccggccgggtcataccaaagactataaaaatgggacccattgcctccctgcttggcactcagcgttaagggttggaattggggagttagatcgccaaatgattcccgagcgcggcaccgctgctgctcactgctcccctctcccccatcCCCAAtgacacggggatgggttcaatgcagaggacaaatttcaccacacccagatgtgtgtgtgacgatcattgggattttaactttaactttaacaacTGTATTTGTATATTACAATTACAAGGAAAACATTCAGTACAGGAAATACGTAGTGTTACAGTACTCAAATGAGCAGCTTGGATGCTTTGATTTGAAGGAGTCTTTCTTGGAAGAAATCCAGGGTATAAGATTCACCCTTTTAAGACACTATTTAAATTACGTTGATTGGAGAGAGGCCTCAAACAAGCCAATGATAGTGTTTGGGTGGAATTACCCTTTTTAAAGCACACCCACAGCCCTTGTGTGGACAATTGCCCGACAACGGACGGATGGAATGATTGCCAAGTCAGCTGAATTGCATAACTAGTGAATGCTTttgacaacaaataaaaactagCCAAACAGCATTCATACCAAAGTGGGGCATCTAGTGATCGCAGTTATGTCAAAGTGTGATTGAATTCGGAAATATTGTACTCCACAATTCCATCTGTGGCACAATGGGCTTGGAGATAagagtgtttattttgtcaaagCTTGGTGAACGCAGATAGCGTGACCCTTGCAGTCACCGGTCATCCAGACCTGCCGAAGGTTTATATTATGTAATTTCTCAAAAACATGATGGCATTGGATTTATATGTTGAGTGATTGTCCAGGGGGTCGACGCCAAGTGTCATATATTCATGTCTACTAACGATTgtgtcgatttttttcaacctaaATTCAGCATCGTTTGGCTCTCGTTGTGCTATGATGTCAACATGACCCACGCCTTATAAAATCATCCAGTGCGTGCGCGCTGCAACACTAAATGGCCATGAAGTTTGTCGGTCCCCTCGCACTCGACCTGCTGCTGTTCTGTGTAGCCGTGGCTCAAAAGTCCACCATGCAGTGGCCTCAGGTACCCTCCAAACTAGGGGCCTCAGACTTATTTTGTGAGGTGGAGCCACACCAAAAGATACGATGTGGGCCTGTCGGTATCTCGTCTACTGAGCGTAAAGCCATCAACTGCTGCTATGATTCAAACATGCGCTACTACGGCAGACATGGTAGGTCAAATCTCTTCTGTCTGGACTTCCGTTTCCTTGCTAAGTTGCTGTTAATTGCTTTTTCCATGGTTCTATATTTGGCAATTTACCCATTTGCAGATTTTATTGGGGAAAACTTTTGTGGTTTTTGTTATTTGGTTATCTGGTGTCATTGTGGAATGATAGAAGTTGGTGGTCAGTTGAAAGATTATAAACACTATCTTGAGATCTGTAGGACCCGAATTACTAGTTTTTCAGAATTCGAGCTGATTTGAGTATGTGCTTCTCTTCTCCCCATGCACTCACTGGTTACAAGTCCGTCATCAGACTCCATTTGTAAATCACCGACAGGGACAATTAATGATTTTTAAGAGGACTTAATATGGAAATGACTTTTCCATGGCCTGTATCCAAATAGTTGGGTCTCTTGATTAATCTCGATTAATGgtacacaatacacacatCGACACAAGCAGACTTGGAGAGAAGCAACTACTTTAGCTAGAATGACGTATGCTTTGCTATGATATAAACAAAGTGACCAGCTAAACGTTCAGGCACTTTTTACGACTTTATTTCCAGGCCTTTCTACTGGAATACACCAGAAAGTCCACAACAAGATCTCATCAACATCTCGCAATTTCTTGGTCGTATTTTGAGATTATCATGGTTATCCATCCCGACTTGTCGCGTCAGGTGACGTTTGTCGTCTCTGACGATTGGTGATGACGTCAGATATGTGTCACCACTCGTCGgggaaacattttcaaacactCCGCCTTCAAATTTGATGACAAGGGTGACGCGTTTGAACGATGGCGAGGTGACAGAATGAGACACCTGaattttgagttttgtttttagttacGTATGCATTCATGAAGTCAAGCAGGGCTCTGGGATTTCTGCTGTGTAGATGTGGTATTttattcttaatttttttaagacaACATGTTTGAACCCCTCGAGACTCTGCTGAAATATGAGACTCCAGTTTTAATCAGTAAAACTACAGATAAAAAGAGTACGAAGGTAAGTTTGGCAACGCTAGTTCACGCTAACATTCAATAAATTAGAGGTCGGAAATACTTTCATTAGTGCTCTCAATGAGCAAGACATAAATATCATCGTTGAATAATCACATTTTGAATAATCACATTTCAGATGACTGGTGGTTTCTGccatcaaacaaacaacaataagatatataattaatatatttatttattgacagCGCAGCATCCAAGTGgagcacatctgcctcacagccGACAgattctgggtttgaatctgtGATTAGGTTTTCTCTGAGTACTCCGCTTTCTTCCCACGTTCCAAAATCATGCATGATAGCTTCATTGtacaggattaaaaaaaatatattcaactgaatatatttcatgttttaaagGTTGCcaatttcatttgtatttagttGCGCAATTTGTTTATCACTTCAGGGAGTCTTTGTACCTCATTTTGTGACTCACTGAGCACCTGTCACATCGAATGATTTTTAGAAAGTGCTATACATAAAACTGTTCGTGTAAAcatgacaattaaaaaatgtcaagacaGCActcaaagaaacacaaaatttCCAGGTATTGTAATGTGATATTTTTTACAGGGGGGCCGTCCTTTTAAAGTCAGCAACCAAGCGCATGCCGACTCCCCGGTGCCTCCACCCCCTAAAGTTAAATCCTCTGCAGCTGAAGCCCCAAGGCAACAAAATGATGACATACTTAACCTCATCTTTCCACCCAGGTATACCCGCCCCCTTCCCTGCTTTCCATGTCGTGTCACTTGACTAATTCAGCCTTCCTTAATCTTTCATTGTTTTATCATGCCAGGGAATGGCTGGAGGGAAACCAGCTGTGGGTGCAGCAAGTGTCCAGCGCGCCGTGCACCAGAGCGGACGTGGTGAACCTCGAGGAGCTCCTGGACAGGAAACTGCAGCAACGAAGGGCCATAGAGACGGGAATATGCCCTGTTCGAAGAGAGCTCTATACCCAGTGCTTCGGTAAGGAGGCTCTGCAATCCGGAAGATAAGAACCC is part of the Syngnathus acus chromosome 6, fSynAcu1.2, whole genome shotgun sequence genome and encodes:
- the LOC119124314 gene encoding fibroin heavy chain-like isoform X26, with the translated sequence MRMKHTAACLAALALLGSVCVGYQVPHDQQQAKHVLERPLTWSYPEGPTNPVAPVPDFELRHPVPAATVSVECGERQARVEVQLDFFGIGQFIKPSDLTLGPCGPVAEDTQAHVLIFQPELQDCGSISRTTDDALIYTFSLNYNPTRLGESPVVRTNEAAVIVECHYPRHHNVSSLPLDPQWIPFSAVRVAEEFLYFTLTLRTDDWMYERPRYQYYLGDMIRIEASVRQYHHVPLRVFVESCTATLSPDMNSSPRYTFLEQGCLIDARITGAESRFMQRTTENMLQFQFEAFRFQGADSGMLYITCHLRATSNGHDIDPEHRACSHIQNGWREASGVDSACSSCNALGGNQQPGNPWNPGDLHKGSQNNLGGGGDSQTGGIGWTIGGGGGSQTGGGSRTGGGSQTGGIGWTTGGGGGSETGGGSRTGGDSQTGGIGWTTGGGGSSQTGGGWTTGGGGGSQTGGGSQTGGIGWTTGGGGGSQTGGGSQTGGDPQTGGIGWTTGGGGGSQTGGGSRTGGGWTTGGGGGSQTGGGSRTGGDSQTGGIGWTTGGGGGSRTGGDSQTGGIDWTTGGGGGSETGGGSRTGGGWTTGGGGGSRTGGGWTTGGGGGSRTGGDSQTGGIGWTTGGGGGSQTGGIGWTTGGGGGSETGGGSRTGGGWTTGGGGGSRTGGDSQTGGIGWTTGGGGGSRTGGGSQTGGESQTGGIGWTTGGGGGSQTGGGWTTGRGGGSQTGGGGSSGSGGGNDGGGGGNQPREQTWTTGFTGSTNTGTSWATVTRIGGGTPGTGTWQKTGRGKDEPDKQTVTWNPTGPGQSGASTTWTVTSSTSSSTQGGRKSRSVKSDQVYEWRGDVTLGPFEIAEKVV
- the LOC119124314 gene encoding uncharacterized transmembrane protein DDB_G0289901-like isoform X46 — encoded protein: MRMKHTAACLAALALLGSVCVGYQVPHDQQQAKHVLERPLTWSYPEGPTNPVAPVPDFELRHPVPAATVSVECGERQARVEVQLDFFGIGQFIKPSDLTLGPCGPVAEDTQAHVLIFQPELQDCGSISRTTDDALIYTFSLNYNPTRLGESPVVRTNEAAVIVECHYPRHHNVSSLPLDPQWIPFSAVRVAEEFLYFTLTLRTDDWMYERPRYQYYLGDMIRIEASVRQYHHVPLRVFVESCTATLSPDMNSSPRYTFLEQGCLIDARITGAESRFMQRTTENMLQFQFEAFRFQGADSGMLYITCHLRATSNGHDIDPEHRACSHIQNGWREASGVDSACSSCNALGGNQQPGNPWNPGDLHKGSQNNLGGGGDSQTGGIGWTIGGGGGSQTGGGSRTGGGSQTGGIGWTTGGGGGSETGGGSRTGGDSQTGGIGWTTGGGGSSQTGGGWTTGGGGGSQTGGGSQTGGIGWTTGGGGGSQTGGGSQTGGDPQTGGIGWTTGGGGGSQTGGGSRTGGGWTTGGGGGSQTGGGWTTGGGGGSRTGGGWTTGGGGGSRTGGDSQTGGIGWTTGGGGGSQTGGIGWTTGGGGGSETGGGSRTGGGWTTGGGGGSRTGGDSQTGGIGWTTGGGGGSRTGGGSQTGGESQTGGIGWTTGGGGGSQTGGGWTTGRGGGSQTGGGGSSGSGGGNDGGGGGNQPREQTWTTGFTGSTNTGTSWATVTRIGGGTPGTGTWQKTGRGKDEPDKQTVTWNPTGPGQSGASTTWTVTSSTSSSTQGGRKSRSVKSDQVYEWRGDVTLGPFEIAEKVV